A genome region from Helicobacter jaachi includes the following:
- the mshL gene encoding pilus (MSHA type) biogenesis protein MshL, which produces MNKANQRFIVAQSSHSSFKKDATLPLLLLIFALFFMPSLLLACGKAMNIHSSSHAMLSKIIEEIAAQCHLSVIYLQEDTKALLDGKKSAIHIKDKPLTNILESLIMGNDFHYTLNKGTLKIGSLLTKTFEISYIATTRVGSSNTDIVFSQDNQVQSLYNTTHSSAPIGISNFEIESQAHKMAMSKATSNNPNIGKSGTKIYSIDEIDFWGELWQEIAGIAYAPGDAYQPESSKKSKDIIINKAAGLLTITASPAQLRRVEAYIAHLNAKIQKQVLIDVHIFNVQHTNNQTYGIDWNEFYKLGNLMTLPPNANTQGNEGFGINIFSQGVSINRIIEFLQTYGKVHSISNPKVLTLNNQPAIISVGSVLRYSQNTTYQTTTQGTSIQNNAQAFPSVFAGILLDVTPSIKDNKIILKINPSITKTKDIAIENHTTALDTPPNLSTKQLSSLVQVKDGERIVLGGLIDKTEGQIRRKIPLLGDIPLIKYLFSYTKNIQETQEMVIVIAPHIVQLDAQERGEYGEQERIEEIIDFLHGQDFMYELDSIREKPFV; this is translated from the coding sequence ATGAATAAAGCAAATCAAAGGTTTATTGTGGCACAATCTAGCCACTCTAGTTTCAAAAAGGACGCTACTTTGCCACTTCTGCTCCTTATTTTCGCGCTATTTTTTATGCCCTCTTTACTCCTTGCGTGCGGTAAGGCTATGAATATCCACTCAAGCAGCCATGCCATGCTTAGCAAAATCATCGAGGAAATCGCCGCACAATGCCATTTAAGCGTTATTTATCTGCAAGAAGATACCAAAGCCCTGCTTGATGGCAAGAAAAGTGCCATTCATATAAAAGATAAGCCCTTAACAAATATCCTTGAAAGCCTAATCATGGGCAATGACTTCCATTATACGCTTAATAAAGGCACGCTAAAAATTGGCTCTTTACTTACAAAAACTTTTGAGATTAGCTATATCGCCACCACGCGCGTTGGTTCTAGCAATACAGATATTGTGTTTTCACAAGATAATCAAGTGCAATCTTTATATAACACCACGCATTCAAGCGCACCTATAGGGATTTCAAACTTTGAGATAGAATCTCAAGCGCATAAAATGGCGATGAGTAAAGCCACTTCTAATAATCCAAACATTGGTAAAAGTGGGACAAAAATTTATAGCATTGATGAGATTGACTTTTGGGGCGAGCTGTGGCAGGAGATTGCAGGCATTGCTTATGCACCCGGTGATGCGTATCAGCCAGAATCTAGCAAAAAAAGTAAAGATATTATCATCAATAAAGCCGCAGGTTTGCTCACTATCACTGCTTCGCCTGCGCAACTGCGGCGTGTAGAGGCATATATCGCTCATCTTAATGCTAAGATTCAAAAGCAAGTGCTTATTGATGTGCATATTTTCAATGTGCAGCACACAAATAACCAAACTTATGGCATTGATTGGAATGAATTTTATAAGCTTGGTAACCTTATGACACTGCCGCCAAATGCCAACACACAAGGCAATGAGGGCTTTGGGATTAATATTTTTTCACAAGGGGTGAGCATTAACCGCATTATAGAATTCTTACAAACTTATGGCAAAGTGCATTCTATTTCTAATCCTAAAGTACTCACACTTAACAATCAGCCCGCTATCATTAGCGTAGGTAGTGTGCTGCGCTATTCGCAAAACACCACTTATCAAACCACCACGCAAGGCACTTCTATCCAAAATAACGCTCAAGCTTTTCCATCAGTCTTTGCGGGCATTTTGCTTGATGTAACGCCAAGCATTAAAGACAATAAAATTATCCTAAAAATTAATCCATCTATTACTAAAACAAAAGATATTGCTATTGAAAATCACACCACTGCCCTTGATACTCCGCCAAATCTCTCAACTAAGCAGCTCTCTTCGCTCGTGCAGGTAAAAGATGGAGAAAGAATTGTGCTTGGAGGATTGATTGATAAAACAGAGGGGCAAATAAGGCGCAAAATCCCGCTTTTAGGCGATATTCCGCTTATAAAATATTTATTTAGCTATACAAAAAATATTCAAGAAACGCAAGAAATGGTGATTGTCATCGCTCCGCACATCGTGCAGCTAGATGCGCAGGAGCGTGGGGAGTATGGAGAGCAGGAGCGCATAGAAGAAATTATTGATTTTTTACATGGGCAGGATTTTATGTATGAGCTAGATTCTATACGCGAGAAGCCCTTTGTGTAG